A genomic region of Nocardioides plantarum contains the following coding sequences:
- a CDS encoding ribose-5-phosphate isomerase, which yields MRVHLGSDHAGLELKDHLAGWLTAHGYEPVDHGPFVHDALDDYPVFCLRAAEAVAREQADGLDSLGVVIGGSGNGEQIAANKVVGVRSALAWSEETATLARQHNDANVVSVGGRLHTLDEMTRFVEVFLATPFSGDERHVRRIGQLSTYETGGGLPPLPESARVPANPDL from the coding sequence ATGCGCGTCCACCTCGGCAGCGACCACGCGGGCCTCGAGCTCAAGGACCACCTCGCCGGCTGGCTCACCGCCCACGGCTACGAGCCCGTCGACCACGGCCCCTTCGTCCACGACGCGCTGGACGACTACCCCGTCTTCTGCCTGCGCGCCGCCGAGGCGGTGGCGCGCGAGCAGGCCGACGGCCTCGACAGCCTGGGGGTCGTCATCGGCGGCTCGGGCAACGGCGAGCAGATCGCGGCCAACAAGGTCGTCGGCGTGCGCTCGGCGCTGGCCTGGTCCGAGGAGACCGCGACCCTGGCCCGCCAGCACAACGACGCCAACGTCGTCTCGGTCGGCGGGCGCCTGCACACGCTCGACGAGATGACCCGCTTCGTCGAGGTCTTCCTGGCCACCCCGTTCAGCGGTGACGAGCGGCACGTCCGGCGCATCGGGCAGCTGTCGACCTACGAGACGGGCGGCGGCCTGCCGCCCCTGCCCGAGTCGGCGCGCGTCCCGGCCAACCCCGACCTCTGA